A genomic region of Sebaldella sp. S0638 contains the following coding sequences:
- the uxaC gene encoding glucuronate isomerase produces the protein MKQFMDEDFLLKNDVAVELYNKYAKDMPIIDYHCHLSPQEIAENKRYKNITELWLGGDHYKWRAMRINGVGEEYITGAKDDKEKFIKWAETIENCIGNPLYHWTHLELKRYFGIDDILGSKTAEDIWERANKIIQSDSFTAKEIIKKSNVEVICTTDDPADDLRYHKAIKEDKDFPVKVFPTFRPDRAINIEKDGFVTWLGMLEKAVDKKINDINGLLSALVERIEYFHEAGCRLSDHALEPVLFRHGNISEMDAVFKKALLKESFTESDLTLYKGQLMLFLGKEYAKRGWTMQIHTGTMRNNNTRMFRQLGPDTGFDAIGDYDCARALSDLLNNLDHSDKLPKTILYCLNPRDNFVLGTLLGCFQDGKTPGKIQFGSAWWFNDQKEGMITQMTDLANLGLLPRFVGMLTDSRSFLSYTRHEYFRRILCNLIGEWVTDGEFPNDTELLGNIVKNISYTNAKNYFGLV, from the coding sequence ATGAAACAGTTTATGGATGAGGACTTTTTACTAAAAAACGATGTGGCAGTGGAACTGTATAATAAATATGCCAAAGATATGCCGATTATTGATTATCATTGTCATTTAAGCCCGCAGGAGATAGCAGAGAATAAAAGATACAAAAATATCACTGAATTATGGCTTGGAGGAGATCACTACAAATGGAGGGCAATGAGAATCAATGGTGTAGGTGAGGAATATATTACCGGGGCAAAAGATGATAAGGAAAAATTCATAAAATGGGCTGAAACAATTGAAAATTGTATTGGAAATCCTTTGTATCACTGGACGCACCTTGAGCTTAAGAGATATTTCGGTATAGATGATATACTGGGAAGCAAAACAGCAGAGGATATATGGGAAAGAGCCAATAAAATAATACAGAGCGATAGTTTTACAGCTAAAGAAATAATAAAAAAATCAAATGTAGAAGTGATTTGTACCACTGATGATCCTGCGGATGATCTGAGATATCATAAAGCTATAAAAGAAGATAAGGATTTTCCCGTAAAGGTATTTCCCACTTTCAGACCGGACAGAGCTATAAATATTGAAAAAGACGGTTTTGTGACATGGCTTGGAATGCTGGAAAAAGCTGTGGATAAGAAAATAAATGATATAAACGGACTTTTGAGTGCATTAGTGGAAAGAATAGAGTATTTTCATGAAGCTGGATGCAGACTTTCTGATCATGCTCTGGAACCTGTTCTGTTCAGACACGGGAATATCAGTGAAATGGATGCTGTGTTCAAAAAAGCACTGTTAAAAGAAAGTTTTACCGAGTCTGACCTGACACTTTACAAAGGGCAGCTTATGCTGTTTCTTGGGAAAGAGTACGCTAAAAGAGGATGGACTATGCAGATACATACAGGTACAATGAGAAATAACAATACAAGAATGTTCCGTCAGCTGGGGCCTGATACAGGATTTGACGCTATAGGAGATTACGACTGTGCAAGAGCTCTTTCAGATTTGCTGAATAACCTTGATCACAGTGATAAACTTCCCAAAACTATACTTTATTGCCTGAATCCAAGAGATAACTTCGTGTTGGGAACTTTGCTCGGATGTTTTCAGGATGGAAAAACTCCGGGAAAAATTCAGTTTGGTTCAGCATGGTGGTTTAATGACCAAAAAGAGGGAATGATTACGCAGATGACAGATCTTGCTAATCTGGGGCTTCTTCCAAGATTCGTAGGAATGCTCACAGATTCAAGAAGCTTTTTATCATATACAAGACATGAATATTTCAGAAGAATTCTATGCAATCTTATTGGAGAATGGGTAACAGACGGTGAATTCCCCAATGATACAGAACTTTTAGGTAATATTGTAAAAAATATAAGCTATACAAATGCAAAAAATTATTTCGGACTTGTATAA
- a CDS encoding glycoside hydrolase family 28 protein: protein MEIKLLCKTAKTITFQIVNEKCFYSEENTEVYVNGKKEFITLKNINTVYNLTPDKDYTVYVKNSDGESNKLEVKTEFAAFILDIREFGAVGDGKTLNTFAIQTAIHSAPDNSVIEIPEGDYLTGPVLLKSNITINLAKNARLTALRDREMYPILPASINRPDKTFYLGSWEGEPAGCFASLFTGVSVSNINITGEGTINGNADYETWWKNAKIKRISWRPRTIFLTDCNNINVVGVNIENSPSWTVHPVFSSDLGFFDLRIKNPKDSPNTDGIDPESCRNVTIAGVKFSVGDDCIAIKSGKGKIGRDIGIPSENINIDNCHMEFGHGGVVIGSEMSGGIKNVNIRNCLFENTDRGLRIKTRRGRGGVIDGIHAQNIVMDKVLTPFVINEFYYCDSDGKAEYVWSKEKKEVTEETPVIKNITFKNMVCKNSEVCAGFMYGLPESKIERVMLENLTIDFAGDPKKDIPAMMDFIDPQSRGGFYFNNIKGLEIKNLIVENAEGEEIIRNNVEECF, encoded by the coding sequence ATGGAAATAAAGCTGCTTTGTAAAACAGCAAAAACAATTACATTTCAGATAGTAAATGAAAAATGCTTTTATTCTGAAGAAAACACAGAAGTGTATGTAAACGGAAAGAAAGAATTTATAACTTTGAAGAATATAAATACAGTTTATAATCTTACACCTGATAAAGATTATACTGTTTATGTGAAAAATTCTGACGGTGAAAGTAACAAACTGGAAGTAAAAACAGAATTTGCGGCTTTTATTCTGGATATCAGAGAGTTTGGAGCTGTAGGAGACGGAAAAACATTAAATACTTTTGCCATTCAGACAGCAATACATTCTGCGCCTGATAATTCCGTAATAGAGATTCCCGAAGGGGATTATCTCACAGGGCCTGTTCTGCTGAAAAGCAATATAACTATTAATCTTGCCAAAAATGCAAGACTTACAGCGCTGAGAGACAGGGAAATGTATCCTATACTTCCCGCAAGTATTAACAGACCGGATAAAACTTTTTATCTGGGATCTTGGGAAGGAGAGCCGGCAGGTTGTTTTGCCAGTCTTTTTACAGGGGTAAGCGTAAGTAATATAAATATAACAGGTGAAGGAACTATTAACGGAAATGCAGATTATGAAACATGGTGGAAAAATGCAAAAATAAAGAGAATATCGTGGCGTCCGAGAACCATATTTCTTACAGACTGCAATAATATAAATGTGGTGGGGGTAAATATAGAAAATTCTCCTTCATGGACAGTACATCCGGTATTCTCATCCGATCTGGGATTTTTTGATCTGAGAATAAAAAATCCCAAAGATTCTCCGAATACAGACGGGATTGATCCTGAATCATGCAGAAATGTCACTATAGCAGGAGTGAAATTTTCTGTGGGGGATGACTGTATAGCAATAAAGTCAGGGAAAGGGAAGATAGGGAGGGATATAGGAATTCCTTCGGAAAATATAAATATTGATAATTGTCACATGGAGTTTGGACATGGCGGTGTAGTCATAGGAAGCGAGATGTCCGGCGGAATAAAAAACGTAAATATAAGAAACTGTCTCTTTGAAAATACGGACAGGGGTCTGAGGATAAAGACCCGAAGGGGAAGAGGCGGTGTAATAGACGGGATTCATGCCCAAAATATAGTAATGGATAAAGTTCTGACTCCTTTTGTAATAAATGAGTTTTATTACTGCGACAGTGACGGAAAAGCAGAGTATGTATGGAGTAAGGAAAAAAAAGAAGTAACAGAAGAAACACCAGTTATAAAAAATATTACTTTTAAAAATATGGTATGTAAGAATTCGGAAGTGTGTGCAGGATTTATGTACGGACTTCCCGAAAGTAAAATAGAGAGGGTTATGTTAGAGAATCTAACTATAGATTTTGCCGGTGATCCTAAAAAAGATATTCCGGCAATGATGGATTTTATTGATCCGCAAAGTAGAGGGGGATTTTATTTCAATAATATAAAAGGACTTGAAATAAAAAACCTGATTGTGGAAAATGCAGAGGGTGAAGAAATAATCAGGAATAATGTGGAAGAGTGCTTTTAG
- a CDS encoding tagaturonate reductase, whose amino-acid sequence MERTRRYPEKIIQFGEGNFLRCFVDWQIDILNEKTDFNSGVTIIRPIDYDSVPLLDTQDGLYTAVIRGINENGEAVKDYRLVQSVNREIPVYKEFDKYLKLAENPEIRWIISNTTEAGIVFDENDKYDDRPQSTFPGKLTRLLHERYKFFSGSKDSGFIILPCELIDYNGEILKETVMKYADIWGLDSGFKEWLTEANTWCSTLVDRIVTGYPFSEKDELEKELGYKDNFITTGEYFYLFVIQGPKWLEKELKLDKVPMNIKIVDDIKPYKLRKVGILNGAHTLMVPVAYLYGLDTVKDSIEDPVIGKYVKEAIFDEIIPVLDMEEKDLVEFADSVIDRFRNPYIKHMLMSIALNSMSKYKSRILPQLREYYEKYNKLPEKLVFSLAALIRFYKGVRGGEKIELKDDAYILEFYSELWKGDNHNYTSMVEKVLKLEKLWDEDLTKINGLLKLTSEYLNKIDNEGIKKSL is encoded by the coding sequence TTGGAAAGAACCAGAAGATATCCCGAAAAAATAATTCAGTTTGGAGAAGGAAATTTTTTAAGATGTTTTGTTGATTGGCAGATAGACATATTAAATGAAAAAACTGATTTTAATTCAGGTGTTACAATTATAAGACCTATTGATTATGACAGTGTTCCGCTGCTTGATACACAGGACGGTCTGTATACTGCTGTTATACGCGGAATAAATGAAAACGGAGAGGCAGTGAAGGATTACAGGCTTGTTCAGTCAGTAAACAGAGAAATTCCTGTTTATAAGGAGTTTGATAAATATCTGAAACTTGCTGAAAATCCTGAAATAAGATGGATTATATCAAATACTACCGAAGCCGGGATTGTATTTGACGAAAATGATAAATATGATGACAGACCGCAGAGTACGTTTCCGGGAAAACTTACAAGACTTCTGCATGAAAGATATAAGTTTTTCAGCGGAAGTAAAGACAGCGGATTTATAATATTACCGTGTGAACTGATAGACTATAATGGTGAAATTCTTAAAGAAACTGTGATGAAGTATGCAGATATCTGGGGATTGGACAGCGGATTTAAGGAATGGCTCACAGAAGCAAATACATGGTGTTCTACACTGGTTGACAGAATAGTAACAGGTTATCCTTTTTCCGAAAAGGACGAACTGGAAAAAGAACTGGGATATAAAGATAATTTTATTACAACAGGGGAATATTTTTATCTGTTTGTAATACAGGGGCCAAAATGGCTTGAAAAAGAATTGAAGCTGGATAAAGTCCCTATGAATATAAAAATAGTGGATGATATAAAACCATATAAATTAAGAAAAGTAGGGATACTGAACGGTGCTCATACTTTGATGGTGCCTGTAGCTTATTTATACGGCCTTGATACAGTAAAAGACAGTATAGAGGACCCTGTTATAGGCAAATATGTAAAAGAGGCCATATTCGACGAAATAATCCCTGTACTCGATATGGAAGAAAAAGACCTTGTGGAATTTGCCGATTCTGTGATAGACAGATTTAGAAATCCCTATATAAAACATATGCTGATGTCAATAGCATTGAATTCCATGAGTAAATACAAGTCGAGAATTCTTCCTCAGCTGCGGGAATATTATGAAAAGTATAATAAATTACCTGAAAAACTGGTATTTTCACTGGCGGCACTGATAAGATTCTATAAAGGTGTCAGAGGCGGAGAGAAAATTGAACTTAAAGATGATGCATATATCTTAGAATTTTACAGTGAGTTATGGAAGGGTGACAATCACAATTATACTAGTATGGTAGAAAAGGTACTTAAGCTTGAAAAACTATGGGATGAAGACCTTACAAAAATAAATGGTTTATTAAAATTGACATCTGAATATCTTAATAAAATAGATAATGAAGGCATAAAAAAATCATTGTAA
- a CDS encoding alpha-glucosidase/alpha-galactosidase: MEYNEELTKVSKINIAYIGGGSHNWARIFMNDISQDNDISGEVRLYDIDFQAAKANETIGNKTSDRWEYKAVAKIEEALTDADFVFISILPGSFEEMKIDVHMPEKYGIYQSVGDTVGIGGIFRSWRTVPMIAEIAENVKKYCPKAWVVNFTNPMSNCIKTLYEVFPEIKAYGCCHEVFGTQKLLKAALEEKTGLKNVDFREIMVNVKGINHFTWIDKASYKGIDLLPIYTDFAEKYKESGFQKGEKNWFNDHFVSAERVKFDLFRKYNCIAAAGDRHLAEFVPNDWYLQDNEKWMFKMTLVDWRISNRKELIKETEDLLSGKKEFEKKEDSGEDFVRQIKGILGLKDAVTNINMPNHGQVENIEKGAVVETNAFFTTNYVSPIMAGKVDDKILELMKPHVENQGLIVKACLNRDKEMLYKAFRNDPQGASLKEEDAKTLFAEMLEALEKFN, encoded by the coding sequence ATGGAATATAATGAAGAACTCACAAAAGTAAGTAAGATTAACATAGCATATATTGGAGGAGGTTCTCATAACTGGGCCAGAATTTTTATGAATGATATTTCCCAGGATAATGATATAAGTGGTGAGGTCAGGCTGTATGACATAGATTTCCAGGCGGCAAAGGCTAATGAAACAATAGGAAATAAGACTTCCGACAGATGGGAATATAAAGCAGTGGCAAAAATAGAGGAAGCACTTACAGATGCAGACTTCGTATTTATATCAATATTACCAGGAAGTTTTGAAGAGATGAAAATAGATGTTCATATGCCGGAAAAGTATGGTATATATCAGTCGGTGGGAGATACAGTAGGTATAGGAGGAATATTCAGATCATGGAGAACTGTTCCGATGATAGCTGAAATAGCCGAAAATGTAAAAAAATACTGTCCGAAAGCATGGGTAGTAAACTTTACCAATCCTATGAGCAATTGTATAAAGACATTATATGAAGTATTTCCTGAAATAAAAGCTTACGGATGCTGTCATGAAGTATTCGGTACGCAAAAACTTCTGAAAGCCGCACTTGAAGAAAAAACAGGATTAAAAAACGTAGATTTTAGAGAGATAATGGTAAATGTAAAAGGAATAAACCATTTTACATGGATAGATAAAGCTTCTTACAAAGGAATTGACCTTCTTCCCATATATACAGACTTCGCGGAAAAATACAAAGAGAGCGGTTTTCAAAAGGGAGAAAAAAACTGGTTTAATGATCACTTTGTTTCAGCGGAAAGAGTAAAATTTGACTTATTTAGAAAATATAACTGTATAGCAGCCGCAGGAGACCGACATCTTGCAGAATTCGTGCCAAATGACTGGTATCTTCAAGATAATGAAAAGTGGATGTTTAAGATGACACTTGTAGACTGGAGAATATCAAACAGAAAAGAATTAATAAAAGAAACAGAAGATCTTTTGAGCGGCAAGAAAGAGTTTGAGAAAAAAGAAGATTCAGGAGAAGATTTTGTGAGACAGATAAAAGGGATACTGGGACTAAAGGATGCAGTGACAAATATAAATATGCCGAATCACGGACAGGTGGAAAATATAGAAAAAGGAGCAGTAGTAGAAACAAATGCCTTTTTCACTACAAATTATGTGAGTCCTATAATGGCAGGCAAGGTAGATGATAAAATACTGGAACTGATGAAACCGCATGTTGAAAATCAGGGTCTAATAGTAAAAGCCTGTCTGAACAGAGATAAAGAGATGCTTTATAAAGCATTTAGAAATGATCCTCAGGGAGCTTCGCTCAAAGAGGAAGATGCAAAGACACTGTTTGCTGAAATGCTTGAAGCTTTGGAAAAATTTAACTAG
- a CDS encoding GntR family transcriptional regulator yields MDSNNLKIKAYNYIKNKIISGEYPPNQKIEESEISSELNFSRTPIREAINTLKDEGWITIIPRKGIFVSEISLKDINDIFQVRETIEPIILRLAFENLNTQELDDFEKAFKKYDKSKEINSVVLDEKDNDFHNFILHASRNKFLINMMSNVYEHNQRLRNISKQKLEKRKEAILEHLEIIRSIKEKDIEKAVENLSLHIVESRNNFLSCIGNLKI; encoded by the coding sequence ATGGATTCAAATAATTTAAAAATAAAAGCATACAATTATATAAAGAATAAGATAATTTCCGGCGAATACCCTCCTAATCAGAAGATAGAAGAGAGCGAAATATCAAGTGAGCTGAATTTCAGCAGAACTCCTATAAGAGAAGCGATAAATACACTGAAAGATGAAGGCTGGATAACTATAATACCAAGAAAAGGGATATTTGTGAGTGAAATATCACTAAAGGATATCAATGACATTTTTCAGGTGAGGGAAACTATAGAGCCTATAATATTGAGACTGGCTTTTGAAAATCTGAATACACAAGAGCTTGATGACTTTGAGAAAGCATTTAAAAAATATGATAAATCAAAAGAAATAAATTCCGTTGTCCTTGATGAAAAGGATAATGATTTTCATAATTTTATACTTCATGCTTCGAGAAATAAGTTTTTGATAAATATGATGAGCAATGTGTATGAACATAACCAGAGACTCAGAAATATCTCAAAACAGAAACTGGAAAAAAGAAAAGAAGCTATACTGGAACATCTGGAAATAATCAGATCAATAAAAGAAAAAGATATAGAAAAAGCTGTGGAAAATCTGAGTCTGCATATTGTAGAATCCAGAAATAATTTTCTTTCATGCATAGGAAATCTAAAAATTTAA
- a CDS encoding ABC transporter substrate-binding protein — protein sequence MKKIFMLLMTFLLVISCGGDKKSGGDAGGDGKEITLRFSWWGGDERHEKTLQVIKLFEEKNPGVKIKAEYSGWAGHYEKITTQMAGGTAADIMQVNHNWLDAFSKDGNGYYDLNQAADLLHLDNYTKEELAKTTIDGKLNAVPVGITAKEFYYNSNTFQKAGLEIPKTWDELFNAGKVFKEKLGDDYYPMQANAEYAFQMMLYYLEQKTGKPFINDQKQINYTEEELADGMKFFERLVSEHVLVPLPVKLSAGNVPLNEDVNWIKGKYAGVYEWDSSVEKYQGTLEEGQQLVVGEFPTLNGAAKENAALVKVSLAFAINKKTKNPEMAAKFIDFMLNDPEAVEILGLSRGIPSSKAAQDVLKSKDMLKGLSYEGYLKMQASQGFGLSTLVEHSKFKELYNSTFEELGYGKITAEQAAKRLLTDGNDILASITR from the coding sequence ATGAAAAAAATATTTATGTTGTTAATGACATTTTTATTAGTGATAAGCTGCGGCGGAGATAAAAAATCAGGGGGAGACGCAGGAGGAGACGGAAAAGAAATTACACTCCGATTTTCATGGTGGGGCGGAGATGAAAGACATGAAAAGACGCTTCAGGTAATAAAACTTTTTGAGGAAAAGAATCCGGGAGTAAAAATTAAGGCTGAATATTCAGGATGGGCAGGACATTATGAGAAAATAACTACTCAGATGGCCGGAGGAACAGCAGCGGATATTATGCAGGTAAATCATAACTGGCTGGATGCTTTTTCTAAAGACGGAAACGGATATTACGACTTAAATCAGGCAGCTGATCTGTTACACTTAGATAACTACACAAAAGAAGAACTGGCAAAAACTACAATAGACGGAAAATTAAATGCTGTTCCCGTGGGAATTACTGCAAAAGAATTTTATTATAATTCTAACACATTTCAAAAAGCCGGACTTGAAATTCCAAAAACTTGGGACGAGCTTTTTAACGCAGGAAAAGTATTTAAAGAAAAATTAGGGGATGACTATTATCCAATGCAGGCAAATGCAGAGTATGCATTTCAGATGATGCTTTATTATCTGGAACAGAAAACAGGAAAACCTTTTATTAACGATCAGAAACAGATCAACTATACAGAAGAAGAACTTGCAGACGGTATGAAGTTTTTTGAGAGACTTGTAAGCGAGCATGTATTAGTTCCGTTACCTGTGAAATTATCAGCGGGAAATGTACCTTTGAATGAAGATGTAAACTGGATAAAAGGTAAATATGCAGGAGTTTATGAGTGGGACAGTTCTGTGGAAAAATATCAGGGAACTCTTGAAGAGGGTCAGCAGTTAGTAGTAGGGGAATTTCCTACCCTTAACGGAGCAGCTAAAGAAAATGCAGCTTTAGTAAAAGTTTCACTGGCTTTTGCAATAAATAAGAAAACAAAAAATCCTGAAATGGCGGCAAAATTCATCGACTTTATGCTTAATGACCCGGAAGCAGTGGAAATATTAGGGCTTTCAAGAGGGATACCTTCGAGCAAGGCAGCACAGGATGTGTTAAAAAGCAAAGATATGTTGAAAGGACTTTCATATGAAGGATACTTAAAAATGCAGGCAAGTCAGGGATTCGGACTTTCTACACTTGTAGAGCACAGCAAATTTAAGGAACTTTATAATTCTACATTTGAAGAATTAGGATATGGAAAAATAACTGCAGAACAGGCAGCAAAAAGATTATTAACTGACGGAAATGATATATTGGCCAGCATAACAAGATAG
- a CDS encoding carbohydrate ABC transporter permease, whose product MKLTKKQMGMIYLTPWIIGILVFKLVPFVSTLVLSFADYDLITAPRFIGFQNYIKIFTQDKKFLASLIVTFKYVFLTVPIKLAFALFIAYILNFKLKGVNFFRTAYYIPSILGGNVAIAVLWRFLFADTGLMNVLTTKIGLGTISWLGDPSTALFTLTLLRVWQFGSAMVIFLAALKNIPETLYEAAQIDGASKMKMFFSITIPLLTPVIFFNFIMQLVQAFQEFNGPYIITNGGPLNSTYLYSLLIYDNSFKYFSMGYGSALSWILFVIILIFTALTFKTSKHWVYYSDGEA is encoded by the coding sequence ATGAAACTAACCAAAAAACAGATGGGAATGATCTACCTGACACCTTGGATTATCGGTATTTTGGTATTTAAGCTGGTTCCGTTTGTATCGACGCTGGTCTTGAGTTTTGCAGATTACGACCTTATAACTGCGCCAAGATTTATTGGGTTTCAAAATTATATAAAGATTTTTACACAGGATAAAAAGTTTCTTGCATCATTAATTGTTACATTTAAGTATGTGTTTTTAACAGTTCCTATAAAACTTGCTTTTGCGCTATTTATAGCATATATACTGAATTTTAAGCTAAAAGGGGTAAACTTTTTCAGAACAGCTTATTATATTCCTTCTATACTGGGAGGAAATGTAGCTATTGCGGTTTTATGGAGATTTTTATTTGCAGATACGGGGTTAATGAATGTTTTGACAACAAAAATAGGACTTGGGACTATAAGCTGGCTTGGTGATCCGTCAACGGCACTGTTTACACTTACATTACTGAGAGTGTGGCAGTTTGGTTCTGCAATGGTTATATTTCTTGCGGCACTGAAAAATATACCGGAAACGCTTTATGAAGCTGCACAGATAGACGGGGCATCAAAAATGAAAATGTTCTTTAGTATAACAATACCGCTTTTGACACCAGTAATATTCTTTAACTTTATTATGCAGCTGGTACAGGCATTCCAGGAATTTAACGGGCCTTACATTATTACAAACGGCGGACCGCTGAATTCGACATACCTGTATTCACTGCTTATATATGACAATTCATTCAAATACTTCAGTATGGGTTATGGAAGTGCGCTTTCATGGATATTATTCGTAATTATTCTTATATTTACTGCACTTACATTTAAGACTTCAAAACACTGGGTGTATTATTCAGACGGGGAGGCATAA
- a CDS encoding glycoside hydrolase family 105 protein — MLENFVRQIMEDFSFYKESWNYEDGCIYTGIMDMYNATGDEKYYDFVFGNIEKWIGADGKIKNYEISEYNIDNLNSGKVLFPIYEKTKEGRYETAIKELYEQVKTHPRTLEQNFWHKNIYPNQVWLDGLYMALPFYLEYENIFDNRKNYDDIYNQILNVEKHMKDDKTGLYYHGYDESKKERWSDEKTGLSQNFWSRAMGWYVMALVDVLEITDDKYEKKEKVKEVFKKAVDALLNFQDKENGMWYQVINKGDNPKNYAETSGTLMIAYSILKGCRLGILDKAYEESGSRAFNGTVKKYLSEKDGKITLGGICGVAGLGNTPYRDGSEEYYYSERLISNDAKGTGPFLMAYSEIIQNQGKTK; from the coding sequence ATGTTAGAAAATTTTGTTAGGCAGATAATGGAAGATTTCAGTTTTTATAAAGAAAGCTGGAATTATGAAGACGGCTGCATATATACAGGAATTATGGATATGTATAATGCAACCGGTGATGAAAAGTATTATGATTTTGTTTTCGGAAATATAGAAAAATGGATTGGTGCAGACGGGAAAATAAAAAATTACGAAATTTCCGAATATAATATTGATAATTTGAATTCAGGAAAGGTACTGTTTCCTATATATGAAAAGACAAAAGAGGGGAGATATGAAACTGCAATAAAAGAGCTTTATGAACAGGTAAAAACACATCCGAGAACGCTTGAGCAGAATTTCTGGCATAAAAATATATATCCTAATCAGGTGTGGCTGGACGGGCTGTATATGGCACTGCCGTTTTATCTGGAATATGAGAATATTTTTGATAACAGAAAGAATTACGACGATATATACAATCAGATATTAAATGTGGAGAAACACATGAAAGATGATAAAACAGGTCTTTACTATCATGGATATGACGAATCAAAAAAAGAAAGATGGTCAGACGAAAAAACAGGTCTTTCACAAAATTTCTGGTCAAGAGCAATGGGCTGGTATGTAATGGCGCTGGTAGATGTACTTGAAATAACTGATGATAAATATGAAAAAAAAGAAAAGGTAAAGGAGGTATTCAAAAAAGCTGTAGATGCACTTTTGAACTTTCAGGATAAAGAAAACGGAATGTGGTATCAGGTAATAAACAAGGGCGATAATCCTAAAAATTATGCAGAAACTTCAGGGACGCTGATGATAGCTTATTCTATACTCAAAGGGTGTCGTCTGGGTATCTTGGACAAGGCATATGAAGAATCTGGAAGCAGAGCGTTTAACGGAACTGTAAAAAAATATCTTTCGGAAAAAGACGGGAAAATAACTCTGGGAGGCATATGCGGAGTAGCAGGACTGGGAAATACGCCTTACAGAGACGGAAGTGAGGAATATTATTATTCTGAGAGACTTATATCAAATGATGCCAAAGGAACAGGACCGTTTCTTATGGCTTACAGCGAAATAATTCAGAATCAGGGAAAAACAAAATAA
- a CDS encoding carbohydrate ABC transporter permease, which translates to MNEKRLKKMKMKNSINSALRYFVLIIVGFIMLYPLLWMIGSSFKTNAEIFSSVGFIPKSFNFDNYAKGWATSTEYSFTTYFINTFKILVPKVFFTIISTVITAYAFARFKIPGKKILFGILIGTLLLPEIVVRIPQYLIYKQFGWLDTYLPLIVPSAFGVDAFFVFMLVQFFRGIPKDLEEAAEIDGCNTFQTLIYVLVPVLKPAIISVALFQFMWTMNDFMSPLIYLSSVEKYPVSIALKISMDASAAVEWNKILAMSVIVLLPSLIIFFFAQKYFVDGVSSSGLKE; encoded by the coding sequence ATGAACGAAAAAAGACTGAAAAAAATGAAAATGAAAAACAGCATAAATTCGGCTCTAAGATATTTTGTCCTTATAATAGTAGGATTTATAATGCTTTATCCTCTTTTATGGATGATTGGTTCATCTTTTAAGACCAATGCGGAAATTTTCAGTTCTGTAGGTTTTATTCCAAAATCTTTTAACTTTGATAACTATGCAAAAGGATGGGCGACTTCGACAGAATATAGTTTTACCACATATTTTATAAATACTTTTAAGATACTTGTTCCAAAAGTTTTCTTTACTATAATTTCCACTGTTATTACAGCATATGCATTCGCAAGGTTCAAAATTCCCGGAAAAAAAATACTTTTCGGAATATTAATAGGAACATTGCTTCTGCCTGAAATAGTAGTAAGAATACCTCAGTATCTGATATATAAACAGTTTGGCTGGCTGGATACTTATCTGCCTCTGATAGTACCTTCGGCATTTGGGGTGGATGCATTCTTCGTATTTATGCTTGTGCAGTTTTTCAGAGGAATACCTAAAGATCTGGAAGAAGCAGCGGAGATAGACGGATGTAATACTTTTCAGACTTTGATTTATGTGTTGGTTCCTGTTTTGAAACCGGCAATAATATCAGTGGCATTATTTCAGTTTATGTGGACAATGAATGATTTTATGAGTCCTTTGATATATCTGTCCAGTGTAGAAAAATATCCTGTTTCCATAGCACTGAAAATATCAATGGATGCAAGTGCCGCAGTGGAATGGAATAAAATTCTTGCAATGTCTGTAATTGTATTGCTGCCTTCGCTAATAATCTTCTTCTTTGCGCAAAAATACTTTGTTGACGGTGTATCTTCAAGCGGACTGAAAGAATAA